A region of Argentina anserina chromosome 5, drPotAnse1.1, whole genome shotgun sequence DNA encodes the following proteins:
- the LOC126795241 gene encoding LOW QUALITY PROTEIN: glutaredoxin (The sequence of the model RefSeq protein was modified relative to this genomic sequence to represent the inferred CDS: deleted 4 bases in 2 codons; substituted 1 base at 1 genomic stop codon): protein MGSFFSHGYISEQLSMALEKVKTTVNSNPAVVFSKTYCGYCKRVKQLLTQVVASLKVIELDEXVDGGEMQEALAQRTGQRTVPNVFIDGKHIGGCDSVLQAHQGWLFQLLPLLREAGAVANLSVSA from the exons ATGGGTTCTTTTTTCAGCCACGGTTACATTTCAGAACAGCTTTCAATGGCTCTGGAAAAGGTCAAGACCACCGTCAACTCCAACCCTGCTGTCGTCTTCAG TAAAACTTAC TGTGGTTATTGCAAGAGGGTAAAGCAACTGTTGACACAGGTTGTAGCAAGCCTTAAGGTTATTGAACTAGATGAGTAAG TTGATGGAGGTGAAATGCAAGAAGCTCTAGCTCAGCGGACTGGACAGAGGACTGTACCTAATGTGTTCATTGATGGGAAACACATCGGCGGCTGTGACT CTGTCTTACAAGCGCACCAAGGTTGGTTATTT CAGCTTCTGCCGCTTCTCCGGGAGGCTGGTGCAGTTGCTAATCTATCCGTATCTGCATAA